A single genomic interval of Drosophila virilis strain 15010-1051.87 chromosome 2, Dvir_AGI_RSII-ME, whole genome shotgun sequence harbors:
- the LOC6632476 gene encoding luciferin 4-monooxygenase, translated as MACVSKSNYDAERKIWSGKDESDYYAADLSIGEIIFHEMRRHPKLIAQISDTENTVLTREQLHLNSMRVASYMRSLGMLQSDIVGIIARNTTHIFAVTYACFFNGIAFHSLNVSYEQATIEKLFNITSPRLIFCDGEDYKKVKLATANLNAKIITMRNHQIESISIEEVLATPIEAKFEPARLEQGNNQTLAILCSSGTTGIPKAVTITNSRKILNTGTKLTTADVQYSHNTLDWVGGLLTTVTSGVYSTKRIIADNPFDPARLLHIIKEHKLTWLYQSPYHLAATAFCPEFELAELQSLRYYFYAGDHCSLEAQQKIRNRCGHNCMHLVYGLTELGSPVTVNCHFDEKPNSVGRLMEGFKLKILDDQEHSLGPNEVGEICLYSGQYWAGYYGNPEETHKLRDSSLWFHTGDLGYMDDDGFLYITDRKKEMLRYQNIMYYPHEIEDVIAQMPAVAEVCVFGVWNPFNGDEAAAAVVKKFGAEIQAQDVVDFVQQHSSAEYKHLHAGAIIVDNLERTTNGKTNRPANKAYFIKAKNGN; from the exons ATGGCTTGCGTGAGTAAGAGCAACTATGATGCCGAGCGTAAAATCTGGAGTGGAAAAGATGAATCTGACTATTATGCAGCGGATCTATCGATTGGCGAGATCATTTTTCATGAGATGCGACGTCATCCGAAACTTATAGCTCAA ATCTCGGACACTGAGAACACTGTGTTGACCCGGGAGCAGCTCCATTTGAACTCAATGCGTGTggccagctatatgagatcCCTAGGCATGTTGCAATCGGACATTGTGGGAATCATAGCGAGAAATACAACGCACATCTTTGCGGTGACCTACGCATGTTTCTTCAATGGTATTGCCTTCCACTCACTGAACGTCTCGTACGAGCAGGCGACCATTGAAAAGCTCTTTAACATAACAAGTCCACGTCTCATATTTTGCGATGGTGAAGACTACAAGAAGGTTAAATTGGCTACGGCAAATTTAAACGCAAAGATCATTACAATGCGTAACCATCAGATTGAATCTATTAGCATtgaggaagtgctggccacgCCTATAGAAGCGAAATTTGAACCTGCTCGCCTGGAACAGGGAAACAATCAAACTCTGGCCATTCTCTGCTCTTCAGGTACTACTGGCATACCCAAAGCAGTGACCATCACGAACAGTCGCAAAATCCTAAACACTGGCAC GAAGCTGACCACTGCGGATGTTCAGTACTCACACAATACTTTAGACTGGGTGGGGGGACTTCTGACAACCGTTACTTCAGGTGTCTACAGCACTAAACGCATTATCGCCGATAATCCCTTTGATCCTGCGCGTCTCCTGCACATCATCAAAGAGCATAAACTCACTTGGCTGTATCAGTCACCGTACCACTTGGCCGCAACGGCCTTTTGCCCGGAATTTGAGCTAGCCGAGCTGCAAAGCTTGAGATACTACTTTTATGCAGGTGATCACTGTTCCTTGGAGGCGCAGCAGAAAATAAGGAATCGCTGCGGCCACAACTGCATGCATTTGGTATACGGCCTGACAGAGTTGGGAAGTCCGGTAACCGTGAACTGTCACTTTGATGAGAAACCCAATTCGGTTGGCCGCCTGATGGAAGGCTTTAAGCTGAAGATACTCGATGATCAGGAACATAGTCTAGGCCCAAACGAAGTGGGCGAAATATGCCTCTATTCTGGCCAATATTGGGCCGGATACTATGGCAATCCCGAGGAGACACACAAATTGCGCGACTCGAGCTTATGGTTCCATACGGGGGACCTGGGCTACATGGATGACGATGGTTTTCTCTACATTACGGATCGGAAAAAGGAAATGCTTAGGTACCAGAACATAATGTATTATCCACATGAAATCGAAGATGTGATTGCTCAGATGCCAGCAGTGGCAGAGGTCTGTGTCTTTGGCGTCTGGAATCCATTTAACGGCGATGAGGCCGCTGCTGCAGTGGTGAAGAAGTTCGGAGCCGAAATACAGGCACAGGATGTGGTTGACTTCGTGCAACAACATTCCAGCGCCGAGTATAAGCATTTGCATGCAGGTGCCATTATTGTAGACAACCTGGAGCGTACTACCAATGGCAAAACCAATCGCCCGGCTAACAAAGCTTATTTTATCAAGGCtaaaaatggaaattaa